From the Halalkalicoccus sp. CGA53 genome, one window contains:
- a CDS encoding DUF420 domain-containing protein → MATVGVRGRARERPLAITVVLTLVGYGAVIGTFTGLIPYPTIGETGVDVLTHLIALTNALATVALVLGWYWIRKGEVAKHRTAMLSAFALILLFLLFYLPRVGGGGEKYFVLESAYAWVPLWAGMRYAYLGMLAIHIVLSVLAVPLVVYAVTLGLTHSPSELRTTLHPTVGRIAAATWILSLLLGIVTYVLLNHLYAAEFEPALILPIL, encoded by the coding sequence ATGGCAACCGTCGGCGTCAGAGGACGCGCACGCGAACGTCCGCTCGCGATCACGGTCGTTCTGACGCTCGTCGGCTACGGCGCGGTGATCGGGACGTTCACGGGCCTGATCCCCTACCCGACGATCGGCGAGACCGGCGTCGACGTCCTCACGCATCTGATCGCGCTGACGAACGCGCTCGCGACGGTCGCGCTCGTCCTCGGCTGGTACTGGATCAGGAAGGGGGAGGTCGCGAAACACCGGACCGCGATGCTCTCGGCGTTCGCGCTCATCCTCCTCTTCCTCCTCTTCTACCTCCCCCGGGTGGGCGGCGGTGGCGAGAAGTACTTCGTCCTCGAGTCGGCCTACGCGTGGGTGCCGCTCTGGGCGGGGATGCGCTACGCCTACCTCGGGATGCTCGCGATCCACATCGTCCTCTCGGTGCTCGCCGTTCCGCTGGTGGTCTACGCCGTGACCCTCGGGCTGACGCACTCCCCGAGCGAGTTGCGAACCACGCTCCACCCGACCGTCGGCCGGATCGCCGCCGCGACGTGGATCCTCTCACTCCTCCTCGGCATCGTCACCTACGTCCTGCTGAACCACCTCTACGCAGCCGAGTTCGAGCCCGCGCTGATCCTCCCGATCCTCTAG
- a CDS encoding MFS transporter has product MSFLTDPRRRRWLGWGALAVVFLLVNVHRLSTAVLSERLTTDFAISAAQLGTLHASFFVVYAFVQIPTGVLADRYGPRYVGAAGAFVLSAGAIAFTASDGYPVAFLSRALVGLGSGVVFITMLRFCANWFETDEFGTMAGLTAGIAGLGAIVATTPLAVAVDRFGWQPTVFGLALIGFVAGAAVFAFARASPADAGLDPIENVPEQPSVSLAETAGYLRDLLTDGEQWLLAVIFFSGMGTILTIIGLWGVPYLVVVHGLSVTAASYYTLLGSVGILVGAPAVGWISDRLGRRFLPMVVGLGVFALTLSVIPIVGTPPLPVVALTYFLVGFSLGSVMLSLPIIKERYPAEASGVATATVNGAGFFGAAVLPAVMGLALDRYRTGDVVAGAVVYTEFGYRIAFSITTLAVAVAFLCSLWIYVREE; this is encoded by the coding sequence GTGAGCTTCCTGACCGATCCCAGACGACGCCGCTGGCTCGGCTGGGGGGCGCTCGCCGTCGTCTTCCTGCTCGTCAACGTCCACCGGCTCTCGACCGCGGTGCTCTCCGAGCGGCTGACGACCGACTTCGCCATCTCGGCCGCCCAGCTGGGAACGCTTCACGCCTCCTTCTTCGTCGTCTACGCCTTCGTCCAGATCCCGACCGGCGTGCTGGCGGACCGATACGGCCCGCGCTACGTCGGCGCGGCGGGTGCATTCGTGCTCAGCGCCGGTGCGATCGCGTTCACCGCGAGCGACGGCTATCCGGTAGCGTTCCTCTCGCGGGCGCTCGTCGGCCTCGGCAGCGGGGTCGTCTTCATCACGATGCTTCGGTTCTGTGCGAACTGGTTCGAGACCGACGAGTTCGGGACGATGGCCGGCCTGACCGCCGGGATCGCCGGTCTGGGGGCTATCGTCGCGACGACGCCGCTTGCGGTCGCCGTCGACCGGTTCGGGTGGCAGCCGACCGTGTTCGGCCTCGCGCTCATCGGGTTCGTCGCGGGGGCAGCGGTATTCGCCTTCGCGAGGGCGTCGCCCGCCGACGCCGGTCTCGACCCGATCGAGAACGTCCCCGAACAGCCGTCCGTCTCGCTCGCCGAGACCGCCGGCTACCTGCGAGACCTCCTCACCGACGGGGAACAGTGGCTGCTCGCGGTTATCTTCTTCTCCGGAATGGGGACGATCCTGACGATCATCGGCCTCTGGGGGGTTCCCTACCTCGTCGTCGTCCACGGTCTGTCGGTCACTGCGGCCTCGTACTACACGCTGCTGGGCTCGGTCGGGATACTCGTCGGCGCGCCGGCGGTCGGCTGGATCTCCGATAGGCTCGGACGGCGGTTCCTCCCGATGGTCGTCGGTCTCGGCGTGTTCGCGCTCACCCTGTCGGTCATCCCGATCGTGGGAACCCCACCGCTTCCCGTGGTCGCGCTCACGTACTTCCTCGTGGGGTTCTCGCTCGGGAGTGTCATGCTCTCGCTCCCGATCATCAAGGAGCGGTATCCGGCGGAGGCAAGCGGCGTCGCCACCGCCACGGTCAACGGGGCCGGCTTCTTCGGTGCGGCCGTCCTCCCCGCGGTGATGGGCCTCGCGCTCGATCGCTACCGGACCGGCGATGTGGTCGCGGGCGCGGTCGTCTACACCGAGTTCGGCTACCGGATCGCGTTCTCGATCACCACCCTGGCGGTCGCCGTGGCGTTTCTCTGTTCGCTCTGGATCTACGTTCGAGAGGAGTGA
- a CDS encoding endonuclease dU produces the protein MKPGVRALGVAESARGEESTLAGAVVRTDRVVDGFAFSRIAVGGLDATGEVCALVDRLDREDVPYILLSGVAPAWFNLYDLHEIHARTGMMVCSVSFEGSDGLEAGLREAFSGEEYERRLTIYERQPPRNELWVNDDRVFVRSVGLDDEGAAALVRAFTPEGGRPEPIRVARLAARAVDEWREE, from the coding sequence GTGAAGCCCGGGGTGCGTGCACTCGGCGTCGCGGAGTCCGCCCGCGGCGAGGAGAGCACGCTCGCCGGCGCCGTCGTCCGCACCGATCGGGTCGTCGACGGCTTCGCCTTCTCCCGTATCGCCGTCGGCGGCCTCGACGCGACCGGCGAGGTCTGTGCGCTCGTCGATCGACTCGACAGGGAGGACGTCCCCTACATCCTGCTCTCGGGGGTCGCACCCGCCTGGTTCAACCTCTACGACCTCCACGAGATCCACGCGCGGACGGGGATGATGGTCTGTTCGGTGAGCTTCGAGGGGAGCGACGGCCTCGAAGCGGGGCTGCGGGAGGCGTTCTCCGGCGAGGAGTACGAGCGACGGCTCACCATCTACGAGCGCCAGCCACCCCGGAACGAACTCTGGGTGAACGACGACCGGGTCTTCGTCAGATCCGTCGGGCTGGACGACGAGGGGGCGGCGGCGCTGGTCCGGGCGTTCACGCCGGAGGGCGGACGTCCCGAGCCGATCAGGGTCGCCAGGCTCGCCGCGCGGGCGGTCGACGAGTGGCGCGAGGAGTGA
- a CDS encoding MBL fold metallo-hydrolase, with protein sequence MDVIDVTADADVFTCNVFLVTGEQRVLVDAGAMEGIVERVAEHVDDLDAVVLTHQHGDHVDQLDAILDRFDPDCYAYDDHPRRTHPIEDGDLVMIGDDRFEAVYTPGHAADHLSFVGDRAVFSGDVVVYNDEAFDDGSFGRTDMPGQSRERLIESIHELLERLPAGVESMYPGHGDSFHGDVREVVERALERAERREPKYPEERA encoded by the coding sequence ATGGATGTCATCGACGTGACGGCGGACGCCGACGTGTTCACCTGCAACGTGTTCCTCGTCACCGGAGAGCAGAGGGTTCTCGTCGACGCCGGCGCGATGGAGGGGATCGTCGAACGGGTCGCAGAGCACGTCGACGACCTCGACGCGGTCGTACTCACCCACCAGCACGGCGACCACGTAGACCAGCTCGACGCGATCCTCGACCGGTTCGACCCCGACTGTTACGCCTACGACGACCACCCCCGACGGACCCACCCGATCGAGGACGGCGATCTCGTGATGATCGGCGACGATCGGTTCGAAGCGGTCTACACGCCCGGCCACGCCGCGGACCACCTCTCGTTCGTCGGCGACCGTGCGGTCTTCTCGGGCGACGTCGTCGTCTACAACGACGAGGCGTTCGACGACGGGAGCTTCGGGCGGACCGACATGCCGGGTCAGTCCCGCGAGCGGCTGATCGAGAGCATCCACGAGCTCCTAGAGCGGCTCCCGGCGGGCGTCGAGTCGATGTACCCCGGCCACGGCGACTCCTTCCACGGCGACGTCCGTGAGGTGGTCGAGCGAGCGCTCGAACGCGCAGAGCGCCGCGAACCGAAGTACCCGGAGGAGAGGGCGTAG
- a CDS encoding cysteine hydrolase family protein, translating to MSDGSALVLIDVQEGFDDPVWGERNNPDAEDNVGRLLDAWRESGKPVIHLKHDSVEEDSPLRPDRPGNAIRAFAEPREGEPVFAKSVNSGFIGTDLESHLLEEGIEDLVLVGFTTDHCVSTTTRMAENLGFSPTVVADATAAFDRDGYDGTRYSADESHCLALAHLSGEFAEIRETEELI from the coding sequence ATGAGCGACGGGAGTGCACTCGTACTGATCGACGTGCAGGAGGGCTTCGACGACCCGGTTTGGGGCGAACGGAACAACCCGGACGCGGAGGATAACGTCGGGCGACTGCTCGACGCCTGGCGCGAGTCGGGGAAGCCGGTGATCCACCTCAAGCACGACTCCGTGGAGGAGGACTCGCCGCTTCGACCCGACCGACCGGGAAACGCGATCAGGGCGTTCGCGGAGCCACGCGAGGGCGAACCGGTGTTCGCGAAGTCGGTCAACAGCGGGTTCATCGGCACCGATCTCGAGAGCCACCTCCTCGAGGAGGGGATCGAGGACCTCGTCCTCGTCGGGTTCACGACGGACCACTGCGTCTCGACGACGACCCGGATGGCGGAGAACCTCGGTTTCTCTCCCACCGTCGTCGCGGACGCCACGGCCGCCTTCGACCGCGACGGCTACGACGGAACCCGGTACTCTGCGGATGAGAGTCACTGCCTCGCGCTCGCGCACCTCTCGGGGGAGTTCGCCGAGATCCGGGAGACCGAGGAGCTGATCTGA
- the hisH gene encoding imidazole glycerol phosphate synthase subunit HisH, with translation MNAEIVTQDATTASVVVVDYGLGNLRSVTRGLERAGAAVEVSDDPDTIAAADGIVLPGVGAFREGVENAGPYRETLVELAEAGRPLFGICLGMQMLLTTSEEADRAGQGDVTGLDLVPGRNVRFTGGQKVPHMGWNELSVEREHPLVDGVDGEYAYFVHSYYAEPEDEDATVATTEYGVEFPSIVANGEGNVFGTQFHPEKSGETGLRILRNFVSICAES, from the coding sequence ATGAACGCCGAAATCGTCACACAGGACGCAACGACCGCCTCCGTCGTCGTCGTCGACTACGGACTGGGGAACCTCAGGAGCGTCACCCGGGGACTCGAACGCGCCGGGGCGGCCGTCGAGGTGAGCGACGATCCGGACACGATCGCCGCGGCCGACGGGATCGTCCTCCCCGGCGTCGGCGCGTTCCGGGAGGGCGTCGAGAACGCCGGACCGTACAGGGAGACGCTCGTCGAACTCGCAGAAGCGGGGAGACCGCTGTTCGGCATCTGTCTCGGGATGCAGATGCTTCTGACGACGAGCGAGGAGGCCGACCGCGCCGGCCAGGGCGACGTCACCGGCCTCGACCTCGTCCCCGGCCGGAACGTCCGGTTCACCGGTGGGCAGAAGGTCCCCCACATGGGCTGGAACGAACTCTCCGTCGAGCGCGAACACCCGCTGGTAGACGGCGTCGACGGGGAGTACGCCTACTTCGTCCACTCGTACTACGCCGAACCCGAGGACGAGGACGCGACGGTCGCGACGACGGAGTACGGCGTCGAGTTCCCGTCGATCGTCGCGAACGGGGAGGGGAACGTCTTCGGGACGCAGTTCCACCCGGAGAAGAGCGGCGAGACCGGTCTCAGGATCCTCCGCAACTTCGTCTCGATCTGTGCGGAGTCGTAG
- a CDS encoding GNAT family N-acetyltransferase — translation MEFHDATLDDREEICEVARKSIEASYALSPQTMETLLETEFGEDRLETLIETESAIVARGEEGTVGFFLGTADDEEGTIEWIHVATEARGQGVGRELYERGTDRLHDRGAETIRAEVLADNAEGRTFLESFGLEADEQRDVEIGEETFSAHVYTEGGSSDDVSPHTESEPVLEAGGTVEDAEGRTIYLGEEELPGEQGPFYVAYEGEEREEPYSFACANCGTLVEAVDSLDRVECGECGNLNAPDEWDGSYL, via the coding sequence ATGGAGTTTCACGACGCGACGCTCGACGACCGGGAGGAGATCTGCGAGGTCGCTCGAAAATCGATCGAGGCCTCGTACGCGCTCAGCCCGCAGACGATGGAGACGCTACTCGAGACCGAGTTCGGCGAGGACCGGTTGGAAACGCTGATCGAAACGGAGTCCGCGATCGTCGCCCGGGGCGAGGAGGGGACCGTCGGGTTCTTCCTCGGGACGGCCGACGACGAGGAAGGAACGATCGAGTGGATCCACGTCGCCACCGAGGCACGCGGGCAGGGTGTCGGCCGCGAACTGTACGAACGCGGGACCGACCGGCTCCACGACCGCGGCGCGGAGACGATCCGCGCGGAGGTGCTCGCGGACAACGCAGAGGGCCGGACCTTCCTCGAGAGCTTCGGCCTGGAGGCCGACGAGCAGCGCGACGTGGAGATCGGTGAGGAGACGTTCAGCGCCCACGTCTACACGGAGGGTGGATCGAGCGACGACGTCTCGCCGCACACGGAGTCGGAGCCGGTGCTCGAAGCGGGCGGGACCGTGGAGGACGCCGAGGGTCGGACGATCTACCTGGGCGAGGAGGAGCTACCCGGGGAACAGGGACCGTTCTACGTCGCCTACGAAGGAGAGGAACGAGAGGAGCCGTACAGTTTCGCCTGCGCGAACTGCGGGACGCTCGTCGAGGCGGTCGATTCGCTCGACCGGGTCGAGTGCGGGGAGTGTGGGAACCTGAACGCGCCCGACGAGTGGGACGGGAGCTACCTCTAG
- a CDS encoding DUF5786 family protein: MGFGSYDESEQGNHEIETDLDDEAVTTGAAHRGEFAFDNGASNAELIERLEEIKEGE, translated from the coding sequence ATGGGATTCGGTAGCTACGACGAATCCGAACAGGGCAACCACGAGATCGAGACCGATCTGGACGACGAAGCCGTGACGACGGGCGCAGCCCACCGTGGCGAGTTCGCGTTCGACAACGGCGCGTCGAACGCCGAACTGATCGAGCGCCTCGAGGAGATCAAAGAGGGCGAGTGA
- a CDS encoding HalOD1 output domain-containing protein yields MIAGASGCVHHAATEPNDDRELGTKIIEAIAEAKGVSPISLDISLAETIDPEALDALFPRSGDDEAFVSFHVDEFMVMVFASGDLMLYGRD; encoded by the coding sequence ATGATCGCAGGCGCAAGCGGCTGTGTCCACCACGCGGCGACCGAACCGAACGACGACAGGGAGCTGGGGACGAAGATCATCGAGGCGATCGCGGAGGCGAAGGGGGTCTCCCCGATCTCGCTCGACATCAGCCTCGCGGAGACGATCGATCCCGAGGCGCTCGACGCGCTCTTTCCCCGGAGCGGCGACGACGAGGCGTTCGTTTCGTTTCACGTGGACGAGTTCATGGTGATGGTGTTCGCGAGCGGCGACCTGATGCTCTACGGCCGAGACTGA
- a CDS encoding 50S ribosomal protein L40e — MASFDVAEDRLLDKQICMRCNARNPRRATSCRKCGYQNLRPKAKERRTV; from the coding sequence ATGGCATCGTTCGACGTCGCGGAAGACCGGCTGCTCGACAAACAGATCTGTATGCGGTGTAACGCCCGAAACCCACGGCGGGCGACCAGCTGTCGCAAGTGTGGCTACCAGAACCTCCGCCCGAAGGCCAAAGAGCGCCGAACCGTCTAG
- a CDS encoding uracil-DNA glycosylase yields the protein MGEMEGCSVVACERCPALVESRSTIVNGVGPEDADLLVIGEAPGEQEDKEGEPFVGRSGDLLTEKLRENGIDRETVRITNCVRCRPPENRDPRSEELSNCRGYLEREIELVDPELLLTVGKVPSSHVLGREVAVTTEAGGVDEVRIGDRSYPVLICVHPAAMLYDRSQEGTLDGTLSEAAALLGRDRSGGDGQSRLGEF from the coding sequence ATGGGAGAGATGGAGGGCTGTTCGGTCGTCGCCTGCGAGCGGTGTCCGGCGCTGGTCGAGAGCCGGTCGACGATCGTCAACGGCGTCGGCCCCGAGGACGCGGACCTCCTCGTGATCGGGGAGGCACCGGGCGAGCAGGAAGACAAGGAGGGAGAGCCGTTCGTCGGCCGCAGCGGCGACCTGCTGACCGAGAAACTCCGGGAGAACGGTATCGACCGCGAGACGGTGCGGATCACCAACTGCGTCCGGTGTCGCCCGCCGGAGAACCGCGATCCGAGGTCCGAAGAGCTCTCGAACTGTCGGGGCTACCTGGAACGGGAGATCGAACTGGTCGATCCGGAGCTACTCTTGACCGTGGGGAAGGTACCCTCGAGTCACGTACTCGGCAGGGAAGTGGCGGTCACGACGGAGGCGGGAGGCGTCGACGAGGTCCGGATCGGCGACCGCTCGTACCCGGTGCTGATCTGTGTCCACCCGGCGGCGATGCTCTACGACCGATCGCAGGAGGGGACGCTCGATGGGACGCTCTCGGAGGCAGCGGCGTTGCTCGGCCGCGATAGGTCGGGTGGGGACGGCCAGTCGCGACTGGGCGAGTTCTAG
- a CDS encoding sodium:solute symporter family protein — translation MNVVAVQLGIVVGYLVLALVVGLVAYRLTDRTAEDYYLASRSFGTVVLLFTVFATLLSAFTFFGGPNVSYFQGPEWILVMGLMDGVIFGILWYVIGYKQWLIGQRGGYVTLGEMLGDRFGSRRLRGLVAGISLFWLFPYVMLQQMGAGTALEALTHGALPYWGGAALITLFMIVYVVLAGMRGIAWTDTLQGLFMLVVVWVAAIWVLVAAGGPSVASAGVAREAPELLALGSEYYTPQRMLTLAVSIAFGVAMFPQVNQRFFVARSERVLKRTLPLWPVLVLLLFVPAFLLGTWARGLGIDAEPGQNVLPLLLTEYTPVWFGALVIAGAMAAMMSSSDSMLLSGSSYFTRDLYRPFVDPGLGERREDLLGRVVVVVFALATFLASLSQPGTLIEVGDLAFSGFAQLALPVIVALYWTGTTRTGMYAGVCGSQLFYVAAAFLPMVPGTYGGWGASVVGMLLGLVLTVGVSLLTSRAATEDVSVHFGLGTD, via the coding sequence GTGAACGTCGTCGCCGTCCAGTTGGGGATCGTCGTCGGCTATCTCGTACTGGCGCTCGTCGTCGGCCTCGTCGCCTACCGGCTGACCGACCGCACCGCCGAGGACTACTACCTCGCGAGCCGGTCGTTCGGGACCGTAGTCCTGCTCTTTACCGTCTTCGCGACGCTGCTCTCGGCGTTCACCTTCTTCGGCGGCCCGAACGTGTCGTACTTCCAGGGGCCGGAGTGGATCCTCGTGATGGGGCTGATGGACGGCGTCATCTTCGGGATCCTCTGGTACGTGATCGGCTACAAGCAGTGGCTGATCGGCCAGCGCGGCGGCTACGTCACCCTCGGCGAGATGCTCGGCGACCGCTTCGGCTCGCGCCGACTCCGGGGACTCGTCGCTGGGATCAGCCTCTTCTGGCTCTTCCCGTACGTGATGCTCCAGCAGATGGGCGCGGGGACGGCACTCGAAGCGCTCACCCACGGGGCGCTCCCGTACTGGGGTGGGGCGGCGCTCATCACGCTGTTCATGATCGTCTACGTCGTGCTCGCGGGGATGCGTGGCATCGCCTGGACGGACACCCTGCAGGGGCTGTTCATGCTCGTCGTCGTCTGGGTGGCCGCGATCTGGGTGCTCGTCGCCGCGGGCGGCCCGAGCGTCGCGAGCGCGGGCGTCGCGAGGGAGGCCCCCGAACTGCTCGCGCTCGGCAGCGAGTACTACACCCCCCAGCGGATGCTCACGCTCGCGGTGAGCATCGCCTTCGGCGTCGCGATGTTCCCACAGGTGAACCAGCGCTTCTTCGTCGCCCGCTCGGAACGGGTGCTCAAGCGGACGCTCCCGCTCTGGCCGGTGCTCGTCCTCTTGCTCTTCGTCCCCGCCTTCCTCCTGGGTACCTGGGCGCGTGGCCTCGGCATCGACGCCGAACCCGGTCAGAACGTCCTCCCTCTCCTGCTGACCGAGTACACCCCGGTCTGGTTCGGCGCGCTCGTCATCGCCGGGGCGATGGCCGCGATGATGTCCTCCTCCGACTCCATGCTGCTCTCGGGTTCGTCGTACTTCACCCGGGACCTCTACAGACCGTTCGTCGATCCCGGTCTCGGCGAGCGCCGTGAGGACCTGCTCGGGAGGGTCGTGGTGGTCGTCTTCGCGCTCGCGACGTTCCTCGCGAGCCTCAGTCAGCCGGGGACGCTGATCGAGGTCGGCGACCTCGCGTTCTCCGGGTTCGCCCAGCTCGCCCTCCCGGTGATCGTCGCGCTCTACTGGACGGGAACGACCAGAACCGGGATGTACGCCGGGGTCTGCGGCAGCCAGCTCTTCTACGTGGCCGCGGCCTTCCTCCCGATGGTTCCGGGAACCTACGGCGGCTGGGGAGCCTCGGTCGTCGGAATGCTCCTGGGACTCGTGCTCACCGTCGGGGTCTCGCTTCTCACCTCGCGGGCCGCGACCGAGGACGTCTCGGTCCACTTCGGGCTCGGAACCGACTGA
- a CDS encoding MOSC domain-containing protein gives MDPHLARIAVYPIKSLDPRDRKRTEVIENGALAGDREYAIRGDEGDYVNGKRERQTHRLRTAFDGDTIELRKHGDDEGVRFDPETDREALSAWLSDFFGYPVTLDREPAGGFPDDAVLSGPTVVSTATLETVAGWFGGISTSEMRRRLRANLEIGGVPAFWEDRFYAEPGSVVAFAVGEVEFEGVTPCQRCVVPSRDPDTGEEYDGFRHLFVEKRRETLPAWAAEGRFDHHFRLMVNTRVPEASWGRELHVGDEVRVLGERPE, from the coding sequence ATGGACCCACACCTCGCGCGGATCGCCGTCTACCCGATCAAGTCGCTCGATCCCAGGGATAGAAAGCGAACCGAGGTGATCGAGAACGGCGCGCTCGCCGGCGATCGGGAGTACGCGATTCGGGGCGACGAGGGGGACTACGTCAACGGCAAGCGCGAGCGGCAGACTCACCGGCTCCGGACAGCCTTCGACGGGGATACTATCGAACTCCGCAAACACGGAGACGACGAGGGCGTCCGATTCGACCCCGAAACCGATCGCGAGGCCCTCTCGGCCTGGCTCTCCGACTTTTTCGGCTACCCCGTCACGCTGGACCGCGAACCGGCCGGTGGCTTCCCGGACGACGCGGTCCTCTCCGGGCCGACGGTCGTCTCGACCGCGACCCTCGAGACCGTCGCCGGCTGGTTCGGCGGGATAAGCACGAGCGAGATGCGACGTAGACTCCGGGCGAACCTCGAGATCGGCGGCGTACCGGCGTTCTGGGAGGATCGCTTCTACGCCGAGCCGGGTTCCGTCGTCGCGTTCGCGGTCGGGGAAGTCGAGTTCGAAGGCGTCACCCCCTGCCAGCGCTGTGTCGTACCCTCGCGCGACCCGGACACCGGCGAGGAGTACGACGGCTTTCGACACCTGTTCGTCGAGAAGCGCCGTGAGACGCTCCCGGCGTGGGCGGCGGAAGGCCGCTTCGACCACCACTTCCGGCTGATGGTGAACACGCGTGTTCCCGAAGCGTCGTGGGGGCGGGAACTCCACGTCGGAGACGAGGTACGGGTCCTCGGTGAGCGACCCGAGTGA
- a CDS encoding DUF3311 domain-containing protein: MASTVERVGWALVFLTLVAFSIPWFLWGDGRLYLGVPVWIWWHAGWMVVTAGAFWIFVQRSWGLWITEAGS, translated from the coding sequence ATGGCTTCGACCGTCGAACGGGTCGGGTGGGCGCTCGTCTTCCTGACGCTGGTCGCGTTCTCGATCCCCTGGTTCCTCTGGGGTGACGGGCGGCTCTACCTCGGCGTACCGGTCTGGATCTGGTGGCACGCCGGCTGGATGGTCGTCACGGCGGGGGCGTTCTGGATCTTCGTCCAGCGCTCGTGGGGGCTCTGGATCACGGAGGCGGGGTCGTGA
- a CDS encoding DedA family protein has product MIGWIAELATGFIESYGLLALFVVFVLEGALVGKLIPTRTLLIATVVVLEEPLAYLSVLLVAVVGATIGQCAVFLVVRSRGSMDVLDHRYVSLDDRWLSRSREWFDRWGLPALLVTNTLPVVRGYLVVVVALSRTPAYRFPVFSVAGTLIYVSALVAIGAGVDTVV; this is encoded by the coding sequence GTGATCGGCTGGATCGCTGAGCTCGCGACCGGGTTCATCGAGAGCTACGGGCTCCTCGCGCTGTTCGTCGTCTTCGTCCTCGAGGGCGCGCTCGTGGGGAAGCTGATCCCGACGCGGACGCTCCTGATCGCGACGGTCGTCGTCCTGGAGGAGCCACTCGCCTACCTCTCGGTGCTCCTGGTGGCCGTCGTCGGCGCGACGATCGGCCAGTGTGCGGTCTTCCTCGTCGTTCGCTCACGCGGCTCGATGGACGTGCTCGACCACCGGTACGTCAGCCTCGACGACCGCTGGCTTTCGCGCTCGCGGGAGTGGTTCGATCGGTGGGGGTTGCCCGCGCTGCTGGTCACCAACACGCTCCCGGTCGTCCGGGGCTACCTCGTCGTCGTCGTCGCGCTCTCGCGAACCCCCGCCTACCGCTTTCCAGTCTTCTCGGTCGCCGGTACGTTGATCTACGTCTCCGCGCTCGTCGCGATCGGTGCCGGCGTCGACACGGTGGTATAA